In Sorghum bicolor cultivar BTx623 chromosome 10, Sorghum_bicolor_NCBIv3, whole genome shotgun sequence, one genomic interval encodes:
- the LOC8083203 gene encoding metal transporter Nramp3: MSGPSQCSSQPQFMTSVGRSNRSNGPGTPLIESIDVDQIVIPEKNSWKNLFSYIGPGFLVSIAYIDPGNFETDLQAGAQYKYELLWIILVASCAALIIQSLAARLGVVTGKHLAEHCRAEYPKVTNFVLWILAELAVVACDIPEVIGTAFALNMLFRIPVWCGVLITGLSTLMLLLLQQYGVRKLEFLIAFLVFLIATCFLVELGYSKPNASEVVRGLFVPELKGNGATGLAISLLGAMVMPHNLFLHSALVLSRKVPRSVHGIKEACRFYTIESAFALTIAFLINISIISVSGVVCGSGNLNPEDQVNCSDLDLNKASFLLKNVLGNWSSKLFAVALLASGQSSTITGTYAGQYVMQGFLDLRMKPWIRNLVTRSLAILPSLIVSIIGGSSAAGQLIIIASMILSFELPFALVPLLKFTSSKTKMGQHTNSIFTSVLTWVIGSFIVVINTYFLITSFVKLLLHSGLSTVSQVFSGIFGFLGMLIYIVAILYLVFRRNRKSTQPLLESDAELAVSGSSAGAGAECSLGHLPREDISSMQLPQQRSASDLD, from the exons ATGAGTGGCCCAAGTCAGTGCTCATCCCAGCCACAATTTATGACTAGCGTTGGAAGGAGTAACCGCTCGAATGGCCCCGGCACTCCTCTTATCGAAAGCATAGATGTTGATCAGATTGTTATTCCAGAG AAAAACAGTTGGAAGAACTTGTTCTCATACATAGGGCCTGGATTTCTCGTCTCAATTGCATATATTGATCCTGGCAACT TTGAGACGGATCTACAGGCTGGAGCACAGTACAAATATGAG CTTCTCTGGATCATACTTGTTGCATCCTGCGCCGCTCTTATTATTCAATCACTTGCAGCCAGGCTAGGGGTTGTGACAG GGAAACATCTTGCGGAGCATTGCAGGGCTGAATATCCCAAGGTCACAAATTTCGTCTTATGGATTCTTGCAGAACTTGCTGTTGTTGCATGTGACATTCCTGAAG TAATTGGAACTGCTTTTGCTCTGAACATGCTGTTCAGAATCCCAGTTTGGTGTGGTGTTCTAATAACTGGACTCAGCACTCTAATGCTCTTATTACTACAGCAATATGGG GTTCGTAAGCTAGAATTTCTGATTGCATTTCTGGTGTTCCTAATAGCAACTTGTTTCTTAGTTGAACTTGGGTATTCTAAACCAAATGCTTCAGAAGTTGTGAGGGGCCTTTTTGTTCCTGAACTTAAAGGAAATGGAGCTACAGGTCTTGCTATCTCGTTACTTGGTGCTATGGTGATGCC GCATAATCTTTTTCTGCACTCGGCATTAGTATTATCAAGAAAAGTGCCACGGTCGGTTCATGGGATCAAG GAGGCATGCAGATTCTATACAATTGAAAGTGCATTCGCCCTTACAATAGCTTTTCTCATCAACATATCCATCATATCTGTCAGTGGTGTTGTCTGTGGTTCAGGTAATTTGAACCCAGAAGATCAGGTGAACTGCAGTGATCTGGACCTAAACAAGGCTTCATTTTTGTTAAAG AATGTCCTTGGAAACTGGAGCTCAAAGTTGTTTGCAGTTGCCTTGTTGGCCTCTGGTCAGAGCTCTACAATTACAGGGACGTATGCTGGACAGTATGTCATGCAG GGGTTTTTAGATCTTCGGATGAAACCATGGATACGTAATCTTGTCACGAGGTCGTTGGCTATTCTGCCAAGTTTGATCGTGTCAATTATTGGTGGTTCTTCAGCAGCTGGCCAGTTGATTATCATTGCATCG ATGATACTGTCATTTGAACTCCCTTTTGCTTTGGTTCCACTCCTTAAATTCACCAGTAGCAAAACAAAGATGGGGCAGCATACAAATTCAATATTT ACTTCTGTGCTAACATGGGTGATCGGCTCGTTTATCGTTGTCATCAACACCTACTTCCTGATAACAAGCTTTGTGAAACTGCTCCTCCACAGCGGGCTGTCCACCGTCTCCCAAGTATTTTCCGGGATTTTTGGGTTCCTGGGCATGCTGATTTACATAGTCGCAATCCTATACCTTGTCTTCCGGAGGAACAGGAAGTCCACCCAGCCATTGCTGGAGAGCGATGCGGAGCTTGCAGTGTCCGGTAGCAGTGCAGGTGCTGGAGCAGAATGCTCTCTGGGCCATTTGCCCCGAGAGGACATCTCCAGCATGCAACTTCCGCAGCAGCGTTCAGCTTCTGATCTAGATTAG
- the LOC110431251 gene encoding uncharacterized protein LOC110431251 isoform X3, translating to MLRETRIFVHHRIFYSRVRPSPSPHALATDSHAAAAAATLAPTNAKSLRPSATHDRRNGLVRSSSSPFLDDAAIGKVNCACAAWIRRRADRRLPPPRGVRMRRHGLFPAPQPVDLLKFDDKASALASESEPLGTAESGLGYRAYRQELVIP from the exons ATGCTCCGAGAAACTAGAATTTTTGTACATCATCGAATCTTCTATTCGCGCGTCCGTCCCTCTCCCTCCCCTCATGCGCTCGCGACGGACTctcatgccgccgccgccgccgccactctaGCGCCCACCAACGCCAAATCCCTCCGCCCGAGTGCGACCCATGACCGCCGGAATGGGTTGGTCCGATCATCCTCCAGCCCTTTCCTCGACGATGCGGCGATCGGGAAGGTGAACTGCGCCTGCGCGGCGTGGATACGGCGGCGGGCCGACCGGCGTCTCCCGCCTCCTCGTGGCGTTCGGATGCGGCGCCACGGCCTCTTCCCCGCACCGCAGCCCGTCGACCTCCTCAAGTTCGATGACAAGGCATCTGCACTCGCCTCCGAATCTGAGCCCCTG GGCACCGCGGAGTCAGGGCTTGGTTATCGAGCATATCGACAAGAACTGGTCATACCTTGA
- the LOC110431251 gene encoding uncharacterized protein LOC110431251 isoform X2: protein MLRETRIFVHHRIFYSRVRPSPSPHALATDSHAAAAAATLAPTNAKSLRPSATHDRRNGLVRSSSSPFLDDAAIGKVNCACAAWIRRRADRRLPPPRGVRMRRHGLFPAPQPVDLLKFDDKASALASESEPLVQELEISKFCELKWNRTREHIIPQQEI from the exons ATGCTCCGAGAAACTAGAATTTTTGTACATCATCGAATCTTCTATTCGCGCGTCCGTCCCTCTCCCTCCCCTCATGCGCTCGCGACGGACTctcatgccgccgccgccgccgccactctaGCGCCCACCAACGCCAAATCCCTCCGCCCGAGTGCGACCCATGACCGCCGGAATGGGTTGGTCCGATCATCCTCCAGCCCTTTCCTCGACGATGCGGCGATCGGGAAGGTGAACTGCGCCTGCGCGGCGTGGATACGGCGGCGGGCCGACCGGCGTCTCCCGCCTCCTCGTGGCGTTCGGATGCGGCGCCACGGCCTCTTCCCCGCACCGCAGCCCGTCGACCTCCTCAAGTTCGATGACAAGGCATCTGCACTCGCCTCCGAATCTGAGCCCCTG GTCCAAGAATTGGAGATTTCCAAGTTCTGTGAGCTGAAGTGGAATAGAACCAGAGAACATATAATACCACAACAAGAGATATGA
- the LOC110431251 gene encoding uncharacterized protein LOC110431251 isoform X1: MLRETRIFVHHRIFYSRVRPSPSPHALATDSHAAAAAATLAPTNAKSLRPSATHDRRNGLVRSSSSPFLDDAAIGKVNCACAAWIRRRADRRLPPPRGVRMRRHGLFPAPQPVDLLKFDDKASALASESEPLARVTVGEEAVDTLRLRPIAVHPSGRELICASVQPPKGAGPRIGDFQVL; the protein is encoded by the exons ATGCTCCGAGAAACTAGAATTTTTGTACATCATCGAATCTTCTATTCGCGCGTCCGTCCCTCTCCCTCCCCTCATGCGCTCGCGACGGACTctcatgccgccgccgccgccgccactctaGCGCCCACCAACGCCAAATCCCTCCGCCCGAGTGCGACCCATGACCGCCGGAATGGGTTGGTCCGATCATCCTCCAGCCCTTTCCTCGACGATGCGGCGATCGGGAAGGTGAACTGCGCCTGCGCGGCGTGGATACGGCGGCGGGCCGACCGGCGTCTCCCGCCTCCTCGTGGCGTTCGGATGCGGCGCCACGGCCTCTTCCCCGCACCGCAGCCCGTCGACCTCCTCAAGTTCGATGACAAGGCATCTGCACTCGCCTCCGAATCTGAGCCCCTG GCGAGGGTCACCGTGGGCGAGGAGGCAGTGGACACGCTGCGCCTGCGCCCGATCGCCGTGCACCCCAGCGGCCGGGAGCTCATCTGTGCAAGTGTGCAACCACCAAAGGGTGCAG GTCCAAGAATTGGAGATTTCCAAGTTCTGTGA